The segment aCGATTGGCTGAAAATGGACCTGGAGTAGCACTCACGGgagttgatgatgctgataAATTATCTAAATCATCTTCCAAATTGGTCAataattgattgttttgatgtGTTGTAAGTGCATTTGAATCAccgtcatcatcattgtcGATTGATAATTGTAGTTTATAATTCTCGATATACTTGTATTGCtttgatttatcaattttggcAAGATTTAGTATCTTGGTGAAATTagcaattgatttaccTCCAATAAGTTCAAAATACGATTCAATGAAATTCTCCACCGGCATATTTTGTGGAACCATCAAgatcttcaaaattgattctAGTTCATGGAAATGATTTGTGACAAACTTGGTATATGATTTAgtcttttccttttgagCCAAATGGGGGAAATTCAAACATATATCCTTAAGTGATATAACATCAAGTAGCAATTGCTCTAATCCAGTTGTAGTCAATGGCttaataaatttcaaattgttagCTAATGTAGTGACTAATAATTCCaccaatttatcattgaAGTTACGCACATAACTATCACGGATAATCAATggtaaaatcaatttcaaattatcaatggTAATATTTTTGATGTCAATCATGTACGAAGATACATCATTGACTGAATCCAATTCTTGccaattgatgttgaaaaattctcGCCAACATGGTTTGTAATCATTAGTTAACTTCACTAGGAGAGCGGAGATGCTCTTGTttacaagttgaagaaaaacatCACTGTTTAAAGTTGGCAATCGATCCTTCAATTCGTCGGAAACGACTAGTTCCAATttctcattcaattcatcgATGTTTCCCACCATATAGTCACCAGTGTTTAATAATAACGTAAGATACTTGATTGCATCTACTCCagcaatatcatcatcatttcGCGGAAGCATTGGTGTCAAGATTCGATTAAGATATTCAAACAagtatttgttgaatagCCTTGCTAAACTGGCAATGATTTCACCATTGGTTAATTTGAGAATCTGCGATAAAAGCTTATGATAGATCTTGAATAGCTCAGTTGATGTAATGGCGATGTTTGGAATGTTGGCCGTGATATCTTTAGCCAATTCTGGTGGTAATTGAGAAGTAGctgcaaattcaacaaacttgGAACTCAACATTTTGTCTTGTTCTTGTACCCATATAGATAAATATGGTTCAAATACTGATGATATATTAAACTCATTTTCTCGAGGATATTCAgcattcaactttttttcaaattcaatggtCTTGGTTAAATTGTCAAGTAATGTAGctgaatcaatttttttgttctgtAAAGTACTGGCCAAATCCAGTTTCGtaattttacaaaattcatcaatgatatCCATAGTAACATTCCAATCCTCAGGAAATATAGCATATTGCTTCACTTGATCTAAGACcttgttgaaataaatGAATCTCCTGCCTAGATTCTCAATTGATCCTGCTTCATCAGATTGActgaaaatattttttaaaTCTCGTAGTTGTAAATTATGaaaccaattcaacaatttggtcTTGTTTTTCTCATCAATCATTTCCAAAGTTCTTGCTCCGTAAAGCAAGTTCTGTTCCACTTTGGAACCCCCGCGGCCATCTCGTTTCAAAAACTCTTCAAAGTCTAcaaaaatatcatcaacgAGTTTATTTTGGGTGTATATCGTCATTAAGTTGATTTCATTAATTAAATCAATCGATTTATAAggttggaaaaattgaagtAATTCCTTCATTACTCCCAATCTTTGATATATTTCTTCATAGTTCTGCGTTGAAAGAATTTCCTTTAGTCCGTTGTTTACATTAACCAACATTTGTAATCTTTTAAACACCGTCATTGATAAAACAAGATTCTTTTTACATGAATCTAATGTTTGAATTGAGCTCGTcattgatgcaattgtAGTTTTCGTTGCATCGGCACTATCTTTAACATCTTTAATATTACTAACTAGTTGTTTTATGTCGTCATCTACTTCAATACTTGAATCATATTGTGACTTCAACGTGTCGATTTCACGATTTAGTTGTAGTTTGTATTGATGTATGTGAGAAAGAGCTTGTGGCAAGTGGTTCAAAGCTTCCGGAGTGTCGAAGATATTATTGATGTGAGTCACGGGATCATAATCATACAGGTCCATTGTATGTAGTAGTCAGGTGATCGATTTTATGAAGGTACTTTGGTTGTCGGAGTGTAACAGTTGAAGCTTCTGAGATTGATGTTTTGTTGGTCTGAAAAGTCAGTGTCGCGAAATTGaggaaaatcaaaaattgtcatCCAGAGTCGTAGATTTTCAAACGACATTAAAAATGCGACAACGTAACGGATCGAGCCTGAGTTCCTATCCGCTTTGAAGAGGGGGTGGGGTAAAgcacaattttttcattttccGTGTCGgttcaaaataaaatctACAATGTAGCTCTCTTAGTCTAAAGGCCTATGTCTTGAAGTCTCTAACGTTTCTGGTGAGTTCATATGTGACCCATCAGAgactttggaaattgttatggaatttgaagattaatttttttgcaatggTTATGATGCAAATTTAAATGCAGAAGTTCAGTTGAAAGAGCAATCGCAACATATTTGTCTTTAATGAGTCACCTTCTCTATGACAGGGTCACCCGGGATCTATACCGTTATCTGCGTTGATTTGGTGACATCCAATCTGATGGAAGGATTGTACTTTCCTAATTCGGTAATTTCTCCTGTTCTTTGTACATTTTGTATTGTGCGTCATTAGACAAATAATTGCGACATTTATCTTCACAACAACGCCGTACATGGTAAAAGATACTTCatgtattgaaaaaagacAGTGATGGAAGCGTACAGAGGAGGAGACATGTACAGCATTGAAGGAATTGATCACTTAATTGATGCATATATCTTTGTCCTCAGTCGAAGCGAGAGTTTAGTAGTAGGTTTAGTGCATTTTAATGGTTTCAGTCAACAGTTGTACGTTTACATACATTGTCTTTACGATGCAACGATACTAATCCAGAAAAGGGTATAGACTTTGTAGCTCATTGTTATATAGCACTCAGACCAAAAACCTGTTTTACTCTCGACAACGCAAAATACATCATTTGGTTATGCTCAGatctcttcaattgttttgtgtGAGATGCAAAGTCAATTGTCGtattttttggttttgagACATtaaaataaagaaaaattacCCAATTAGGAAATACTTTTTCTCTCAGAACAATACTACACAAAATATTATAAATTGGATATTGGCTCTCCCTCGGTATTGACCCTTCGAAGCAACTGACAGTTGAGCATAGAGAACACTCCGAGAAGATATCCCTTGGTTGAGTAgtaaattgaatcaactaTTGATTCTTATTCAACAGGTGCCGGCAGTGCATTTACAATCGACAATATTTCAGAAATATTTGGCgagaaatcaaaacagAAATGTTTTGCAACGAAGTCatttgattgcaaaaataaACTATCCAAGACATTAAAAGTGGGACACTAGAAGTAGTAAGAAACCCATTTCCCCCTGAAATTACTCTTTTCGGTGATTTTTATGTCAAGCAAGCATTTCATTTAAAGttgtattattattatatttTGCAATCTCATTCAACTTTGAAAGACATGGTCCAAAATAGAAAGAATATAAACAACCTTGTGATATACATTCGATAACAATGGAGAGCAATAAGTAAATTGACCCTTCCTTACAACTCGATTAGGGAAAAGACTGTAGTTAAACGCCAGAAGAACAATAAACCATCACATGCcacaaaaataaaagtgTATGCACTAAATGTCGCCAAATAATCTCCTACGAACAAAATGTCTGACATAAAATGTCGTAGAATATatctttttctccaaatttTGTCGTTGCAGTTTTGTGTAACGACATAatacaataacaacacTAAATAACATccatatatatatttaaTACGTTCTCTCattccttttccaaaacaacaacaaaacacacCGCCCACCTACACACCCTCAAGGGTTTATCACTAACTTTATTACTCAATTCCTTATCTGGCACAAAACTACAAACAGCACAGAGACAATTTAAATTACCTGATTTAGATTCATAAAGTataattatttttttttttttacttcAATTAAACGATTTTTCCCCATTTCGTTATTATTACCCTTTTTAAAAAGAGTTAAACGCCCAAAGGTaataagaagaagaagaacaattcaattccaaaacttTGTACAAAGGTATTTACcaagatcaacaacataCACAAGAGCAAGATCTGTGTAacgtatatatatatatatttagATCACTTGTCCACCCCCCCCACTAAAGTTGTTCTCATGAAGAAATTCAGATTTGGAAGAAAGAACAGTACAGCTACTTCAACCACTTCATCCAACAAGAATTCGCctagaaaagaaaaaatcaGAAGCAGTCGTACTTCTAAatcatcagcatcattTCAAGCGCCCAATTCTCCACCTCGTTCACCGCTACAAGATAAAGTAGGATATACGCATACTTTtgctgaagaagatttgaaCAACGATCATCATTCATACTCACAGCAAGGAAGTAAACACAATATGCCAGTGGCTCAAGATCACCATAGTTATACCCTGGAGCCTTTTGGTATCACCACTGATCCATCAACTGTTCCTTACAAATCTCGTGCTCCACCACATTTGAATGTCAGTAATCCATGGAATAGATTCAAGATTTTTGATTCGCCTTTTCCAAGGTATAGACATGCAGCTTCAGTCATTTCTAGTGATAAAAATGAAGTTTTCATTATGGGCGGTTTAAAAGATGGGTCTGTTTTTGGAGATACTTGGAGAATTATTCCTCATGAAAGTAATGATGGTGAAGTGTTGAATTATTCAGctgaaaatattgaagtTACTAATAACAACAACCCACCTGCTAGAGTTGGACATTCATCGGTTTTGTGTGGTAACGCATTCATTATCTATGGCGGAGATACTGTTGAAACTGATGAACATGGATTCCCTGATAACAATTTTTACTTGTttaacatcaacaatcataAATATACCATCCCTAGTCacattttgaataaacCAAATGGTAGATATGGTCACACAATTGGAGTTGTTgcaatcaacaattcatcttcaagGCTTTACTTATTTGGAGgtcaattggaaaatgatgTATTCAATGATATGTATTactttgaattgaattcatttaAATCGCCTAAAGCTActtggaaaattgttgatccaGTAAACAACTTCAGACCACCACCATTGACTAATCATTCAATGTCCGTATACAAGGAAAAGATTTATgtatttggtggtgtttacaataatgaaaaagtttcaaatgatttatgggaatttgatgttgagCAAGAGAAGTggcaacaaattcaaactaATGGTACCACCCCATTACCAGTGAATGAACATTCAGCatgtgttgttgatgatagaTTGTATATTTATGGTGGTAATGATTTCAGTGGTGTCATTTACAGTAGTCTTTACGTCTTGGACTTAAAAACATTCACTTGGTACAAATTATTGGAAACTGCTGAAGAAAATGGACCTGGTCCAAGATGTGGACATTCAATGACTTATTTGCCGAAATataacaaattgattataATGGGTGGTGATAAAAATGATTATATCGTTGCTGATCCACATAATTTCGATACTTATGAAACTTTTAATGGTGCTGAGGTAGGCACCATGATTTATGAATTGGATGTGAATATTGTTGACCAATTTATGTCTGAACCTATTGAAAGATCTAGAAAACCAAGAAAAGTTGCAGCTTCGGCTGTTGGTACTCAAGCTAATGAAGGGTTTGATCGTCATTCTAGAACTGGATCTACTGGTCCTGAAGACTATGCAACTCCTCGTGCTTCGCCTCCACCACCAGATCGTTCAAACTTGAATCGTGGATTGTCGACAAATACAATGAATCGACAtgctgattttgttgatgttgaaactCCTTCAGGCACAATTTCACAAGTTGATcatgaagaagaagaagaggaagaaattCCCCATGTGAATCCATATGAGCAAGTTCATCGTGAGACTGATGATTCGCGCATTGGTGAGCCAGTTAATGGACATTTGGttaaagatgatgatgatgatgaagaagaaggaacTTATTTGAGAAGGAGATCCCTTGATCCTAAATTTAACCAAGAACATGACGATGTAGTCACGAATGGAGTTTCCGGTGCTGGTGTGGCTGCTGCATTTGCTGCCGCTGGTGCTGCTGGAAAATCTGCTGGCCATGCTTCAGTCTTAAAGAGATCTTTAGtaagtgatgatgatgatgaagacaCCATTGAAGAAGCAACCAGAAACAGAAGATCAAGCTTTGCTGATAAATCATATGGCCTGACTTCACATTACCCTGATATCACTAGTGATCATGAAACATCATCATATCCTCAAGATAAGAGCTATAGCAGGGATACagaggatgatgaagaagaagaagatgatgttATAAAGCCAATTTCCATCAACAGAAACGTTCGTTCATCCACCTCCTCTTCAAATGACAGAAGgttaaatcaaatcattgaagaGTTGAGAAACGAATTAGATCAAgtcaaatcatcaaccagtcaacaattgcaaaccGCTAatgacaaaatcaattctttacaacaacaaaataccCAATTACAATCCACTCATAGGAATGACATCGAAGTCTACACACGTCAAATCAATGATAAAGACTCCATGATTAACGAGTTGAAACTGAGCCTTGATCCAAGTGCTTGGGATCCGGAAGCACCCCAAACAGCAACAAACTTGTCGGAATTGAGTCGAtacaaattggaaagattagaattgaataacaagttgatttatttacaacaagaaaatacCAAATTACATGATCAATTTGCTGAATTTGAACCATTTATGaataatcaaattggtgaattgGCCAAGTTCCAAAAAGTCATTAAAGTAcaagaagaacaaattgacaaattgagTTATCAAGTAAAAGATCAAGAAGTATTACATAAGGAGATTAATGATTGGAAGACTAAAtatgaaaatttgaatttggaattcGAAAATTATAAAGCAATTCAtaacgatgatgaaattgaacttgaagatgaagaacaagagCAAAGATCTTTAGCTGGTGGAGATAATAGATCTATCTTATCTCTGGCTAGAACAAGAAAGGACATTTCTacacaattggaaaacttgGTTAGTTTATGGAACGTTAAACAACCAGCAACTCGTGAAGTATCACCCGTGGCCACACCAGAAAATAACCCCGTTGTCGCTaaattacaacaacaagttgatgatttattaCGCATCAGTAaacaaaatgatgaagtaagtaatcaagaaattgctACATTACGTCAAGAATTAACTACTCGTATtgccaatttgaaaaacttggaAGAAAATTATCGTGAATCATTACAATCGGTTAACAATACATCAAAGGCATTGAAGCTTAaccaagaagaattgaataatcaaCGTAATTTCATGGataaattgatcaaagaaaataatgaattgaaaatgttcaaatcagctcatttgaaaaagaataacgGATCATCATCGGCTACTGGCACGCCTATTCTTGATGACGCATTCAGTGATGCTCATGAATCAGTTAATCctggtgttgttgatgacgatgacgaaGGAGTCATTAGTAATGCTCATTTCAATATGAAGATTAAGGATCTTGAAGCCGATTTGTATATCATTAAACAAGAAAgagatcaattgaaaaataatgTCACGGcattacaaaaacaattatATTTGGCTCAAAATAATTGATTGCTTCTGCTTGTGTTTAAGCAAAAAAAAGCCGATGTTTAGAGAGGACCCTATACGTGTATCCTTATTCCACACTGTATAAATGGGGACTTCTTCTGGTAAAAAATTGAGACGATATTTTTCGAttttttgtgttttttattactttgttgaattttgtatACCCATACTTCAAACTAATCCACTCGTAGTggttttgaatgatgaagtttttctgattttgtataattttaaaaattttaatttgtGAAAAGACGGGAGAAATgtaaaaagaaggaaatgGTGGAAAGTTAATACAAAGAGAAAGTGATGAATTCGATTTTCTAAAACATGTCTCATTAAAATATTaataaaatatatatatatattacACTACTCAACCGGGTGAATTTGTCCTTTCTTAACTTTATTGACTctgttggttttgttgcCTCTGCTGTGTCTGTTGTGTCTGCTGCGCTTGCTGTGATGGTGTTGCAGCATGCAATTGCGATTGTGAAAGCAATTGATCATGTTCAGCATTCATATAATTAGGTACATGATCAATCACTTCATCATTAAATAATTGATGAGCTAATGAACTTGATGCATTGTGATgcgatgacgatgatgacaATCCGAAGTAATCATCACTTTGACTACCTTGTTGCTCGTTTCCATTTTCAGTGTTGTTGTTACTGGTACTACTTTGAGGCACTCGTGATTGTGGTGGAGTCTGTTGATTGAATGTGAAGAAACTGATATGGTTATTCGCGCCATGGCCAAGTGATGGTGGGGATACTTGATTATCACTAAcgttttgattttgttgatgttggtgaTCTGCTTGTATATGATTTTGAGATACTTGTTCTTGATTCGTATTGCGTTCTTCCACCGTagcatcttcttcatcatcttgaCCCAAATCCGGTGGTGCTGAAGGCAACAAACTATCTTCATGTTGTTGCATTCTTTCCTTTTCTGACAACCCTGAATTCTCGTGTAAACTCTGCATAAATTCATTCAGTATCGTTGTATGATCTTCATTATACAATGGTGCTTCATCTCCAATAGCAAGGTTGTCATCAGCATTAGATGAATAAGGTGgtgtttgaaaatgatttaATTCTCGGGATTCTGGAATTGGGTTTATATATGGATACCGTTGGGGTGAATTTGTGGCTCCCAAtgctgatgttgatgacGTTGACGGTGGACCATTAATTGGAGCTGGATTTGCAGTAACATGTTGCGTTCCTGAtactgatgaagaaaatgggGTATGGCCAAAAAATGATGGTGAATTACTTGATGtggtttgaatttgtgGTGAAGGATgacttgatgaattattAAACAATGCAGGTgacaaattggaattggataatgatgatgatgaacgTCGTGACACATTGGTAGTTGTAGgttcagttgatgaaaggGTTTGTgcttcttcatcctctGGTTGCAGTCGATGAGTTCCAATACAAATTTCACTAgtcaattgtaaaaatttttttgatcttttgaatCGATCAGTGTTTATAAATGTAGATCGatctttttggttttgtattgttgaagtaaaattaaattgaaacgattcaattgatgttgtattcttttgttgtggttgttgaatattATTGTTCGTATCAGGCAGATGTCGATCGGCTACTAGATCAGGATCGACGTTTACTGACCGACCAGAAAGATTGATGAGTACTTCAATGAAGTACTGAAATGATACTAATGGGCATCCTGTAATTGTGGGGAATGCATCTGGTGGTACTCGTAGTGACGTTTTAACTTCGGAGTTTAGAGTCACTGGGTCAACATACAATGGTAGCACAGTTTGTTGTAGATCTTTTCTAAAACTCTCCACAACTCCATCAGGACCATTGTCTAATCGACAAACACGAACAAATGTTATGATAATCCCATTAAGGTCCtgaattttctttaaatgGTTAATTGTTAATTTTACAGGTATTGATTCTCCTCGTAAATACCCTCGTTGTGGTATATCTAAGATCACTTTTATTGTCGACGGCGATTTATTAACACTAAGTGTCAGTCTATCATGATGTTGTCCAAGTTCAGTAGAGTTTGTATGAGATGATTGTTCATTGATGGAGTTTTGATCCAGATTGTTTGATGACATGGTACCAAATGTATGTACTGTATTTAtagttgatgttgatgattgtgTACGCAGTAGTTTCTTGTCTTTGGTTAGATTCCCTCTAGGGTCCTTCAATATTAATCTCTTTGGTTTAGGTCGTGGTAAGGTTGATACATCTATAGGGTTGATTAGATTTATTAATTTCTCGGATGTATATGAAGGATTATGCagtgatttctttttaccCACCGGTAGTTCACCAGGTGACGTTGGTAAATTATTGGACATGTCAGTTGTAAATGAGGATGCATTACCTACTGAAGCTTTTAATGAGTAATTGATGGATCCTTTACCAAAATCGATTGACGTAAATACTTTTTTATTCGGTAGCTTTACAATAAATGGAAACACATGTTCACCTTTATTTAATCCATTAGTGAACTCTTCGTTAGTACCACCTATATTGTCATTGCCACCATATATCTTGATAGTATGATCAAATAAAGTATGCTTTATCGGTCTTAGTTTTGAATGTGAAGAAGCATTTATCTTGATAAACCCAATTAATGAAAGGGTTATAACTATGTTTGCCAAATTCCTCTTTGATATTAATACAATTTGTCCTGATACTTCATCTCCAGGTAGCCATGTCTTGTGAGGATTATCCAATTGTACataaaattcatcaacagcatTAAAATCCAACTTGAAGGCAGATGTGAATGAAGAAGTGCCAAGTTTTGAAGTGGAGGAGCTTGCAGTAGTACTACCACTACTCGGAGAAGGTAGTATTTTTGATACAGCTCTTCTCATCTATCTGCGGTATTGTATTCCCTGTATGTGTAGGcttatttgattttgtatttgacCTTGGCTTGGCTGTGTcacttttttatttttttgctgTTTGATTGTCTGTTGTTATTTACTTTTGCATGTAACTAATGaaaaaatgaatcaaagGTGGTTTGTGTAGCTGGGAGATGAAGTGTAGTCTAAGATAGTCTAAACAGGGTGGGGATGTTTATGCGTGTGTGTAAATCTGTGTCTAGTTTCTAGTAATTTGTGGTTTAAGTATTGGTGAGTGTCgttgataaatttattGTCTCtcttttatttctttttaattgTTCTCTTACATTGATTACCAAAAAGAGGAACGGAGTGCAAAAGAGATAAAACTATTGTTCCGCTAAATCCATATTCAACTATATACAATGATTACTATGAAATATAGTTGATAGATGCAATCTCTAAAAACATCAGTAGCTCATACTCACTTAATCACTATATAGCATGCTGTCGGACGTGTTGATATTAATGTTCAGGCGTTGAACCCCCTATTCAAATGCACTAAAAAGCGGaaataaaagaaaacttTAATGTCATTTTTAATAAATGTCGCAACATACACTTTCACGATACTATCGTATCATACACTCATTTATCAGATAAAAATTAGTTGTGCTTTGTAGTACATTATCACGTCAGAGCTCCTTGTCTCTACCAATCTTTATTTGCTATTTTTTATGAAGGTATCTCTGTATCTAAGCTAGTTTTAGCCTCGTGTTTTTCACTTTTTATTCCCTTGTTGATAAATACAATAACAATATCTGTCACATGTGGCTGAGGCGGGGAGTGCATGCTTTTCATAACAATACACCTACATTAATCATTAAAGCTTCAATCTTTGTGTTTTTTCATTGTCACCACCTGTTTAACCAGTTCTAATTCGTATACTAAAAACCTTATTTATGCATGAACCCCAGGAAAAAActaaaattttaaattgaGGAAAGAAAACTGGAAGAGAGTTTATTGTAACGTCGATAAAGCATCAATTGCACTTTTTATTGTACTTAAAGTTTCATATTTGGTCCGGATATGCATTGCCATGTGGAGTGCgttcttttgcaaaagtttTGGCGCCCTACAAGTGGCAAATACAATTTCTATAGCGTCTCGTTATCATTTTaagaaattgtcaataCAATATGCCATATGGGCCTATTGAGATATCCATGTATTTATAAATCTTGCACTGGTTTTAAACCACTTGTATCTTCTTCTCTCCCTTCTCTTGCATAAAAGAACGCCTAAgaaattttatttctttttcttcgtcttttttgcaacctCTTTTGGCCGAGAGAATTAATAAACAATGAATATCTAAAGAGAAGGGCTCCGTATGTTACATTTTGGCAAAAATAATGTTTGCATACCACATCACAAGTAAACTTGTACCATCGTATACAGTTTTATTCTCAAATTTAATATGCTTTATTAACTAATATACAAAAATGGTGACCATTTCTAAAACCCTTATTGGTTGTACAAATCTATCCACAGCAACTTTTCTCACTCCCCCCGGGAAGCATCATACTtaatcaaaagttttcttAGTTCCTTTAAATTCAGTAGCAGCTGATTTTCTTGGTGTTCCACTTGGTGTAGCTGATCTTTCTCTACCACCAAATCCACCAAATCCACCACGGCCACCACCACgaccaccaccaaatccACCACGACCACCACGGAATCCACCACCATTGCCACCACCGTTGTTATTATCTCTTGGGGCTGAGAAGTCCAACCTACATGGTCTTCCTTCCAAATATTCACCATTCAAAGCTTCCAAAGCAGCTTtagcttcatcaacagaACTAAATTGTACATAACCGAAAccttttggttgttgagtATCCGGGTGGGTTGGTAATCTACATGAAATAACATTACCATATTCACCGAAAACTTCAAATAATTTATCTCTGTTAGCattgaatgataaattaCCAATGAATAGAGTATctgatggtggtgattgTTGATCACCAAATTGTCTAGCACGATCGTTGTTAGATTTAGTGGCATGAGGTTTACCAGTTgacaaatccaaattgattggtctaccatcaatttctttaccTTGCATCTCAGCAATGGCATTTTCAGCAGCTGATTTGGAGGAGAAGTCGACGTATCCATAACCTCTTGATTTTCCAGTAGCTCTTTCCATTATGACTCTAGCACTAATAACACCTTCAAGATGTTCGAATTCTCTCTTTAACCAATCATCGTCAATGTTCCATGATAATCTACCAGCAAAAATGGTAGCTGGTTCTTCATCAGTAGTGAATGATTCAGATTTGgcttttttgttttccgGAGTGTTTATTGATTCTGCTTCCTCAATCTTACGTTTCTTTGGTGTTTCCTTGACTTCTTCCTCTGAGTCGGAGTCGGAGTCGGAGTCAGAGCTTGAATTGGAATCTGAATCggatgacgatgatgatgatgagctAGAGCTGTCGGAATCGGAATCAGATTCTGAACTCAGGCTTGATGAGCTGGAAGACGATGCTTTCTTGACTTCAACTTTCTCTTCAacttcctcttcttcttcgcTGTCTGaacttgatgatgatgatgatgatgaggaggaggaggaggaggagcTTGAATCAGAtctcttttccttcttggTTACTTTGATTTCCTCTTtgacttcttcttcttcctcctcaCTGTCTGAGCTATCTGAGctagatgatgatgatgaagatgatgagcTTGAGTCAGATCTTTTTTCCTTCTTAGTTactttgatttcttcttttacctcttcttcttcgtctgACGAGGATTCGTCACTTGATTCGTCGCTAGGTGATTCATCAGATGATGAGCTAGAGCTAGAGCTAGAGCTTGAATCGGAGTCTGAACTTGATGAActatcttcttcttcctcttcttcagATGAGCTTTCTTCCTTCttgctcttcttcttctctaccttcttttcaacCTTAGCTACTTTAGCATCCTTCTTGCTAGCAACCTTCTTATCCACTTTCTTATCTTTAACTGACTTAGCCATTGTATATATAATATGTCtttaaaaa is part of the Candida orthopsilosis Co 90-125, chromosome 2 draft sequence genome and harbors:
- a CDS encoding Rim8 protein (protein involved in the pH response pathway), yielding MRRAVSKILPSPSSGSTTASSSTSKLGTSSFTSAFKLDFNAVDEFYVQLDNPHKTWLPGDEVSGQIVLISKRNLANIVITLSLIGFIKINASSHSKLRPIKHTLFDHTIKIYGGNDNIGGTNEEFTNGLNKGEHVFPFIVKLPNKKVFTSIDFGKGSINYSLKASVGNASSFTTDMSNNLPTSPGELPVGKKKSSHNPSYTSEKLINLINPIDVSTLPRPKPKRLILKDPRGNLTKDKKLSRTQSSTSTINTVHTFGTMSSNNSDQNSINEQSSHTNSTELGQHHDRSTLSVNKSPSTIKVILDIPQRGYLRGESIPVKLTINHLKKIQDLNGIIITFVRVCRLDNGPDGVVESFRKDLQQTVLPLYVDPVTLNSEVKTSLRVPPDAFPTITGCPLVSFQYFIEVLINLSGRSVNVDPDLVADRHSPDTNNNIQQPQQKNTTSIESFQFNFTSTIQNQKDRSTFINTDRFKRSKKFLQLTSEICIGTHRSQPEDEEAQTLSSTEPTTTNVSRRSSSSLSNSNLSPALFNNSSSHPSPQIQTTSSNSPSFFGHTPFSSSVSGTQHVTANPAPINGPPSTSSTSALGATNSPQRYPYINPIPESRELNHFQTPPYSSNADDNLAIGDEAPLYNEDHTTISNEFMQSLHENSGLSEKERMQQHEDSLLPSAPPDLGQDDEEDATVEERNTNQEQVSQNHIQADHQHQQNQNVSDNQVSPPSLGHGANNHISFFTFNQQTPPQSRVPQSSTSNNNTENGNEQQGSQSDDYFGLSSSSSHHNASSSLAHQLFNDEVIDHVPNYMNAEHDQLLSQSQLHAATPSQQAQQTQQTQQRQQNQQSQ